Within the Methanomassiliicoccales archaeon genome, the region CCAGTTCCATGAGCCGCCCCACCATCAACACAGTGTCTTTATTGCTCATGGGAAATCAATGGGCTGACGACTTTATGACCTTTTCACTGTTCTTTCATGGTCGATCGCGAAAAAACAAAGCTTACTTTTAATAGGCCACTAAATCTTTCTTATCGTTGTGATATAAATGGTTAAGATGCCGCCCGAGATCAAAGAAGCATTATCAAAACAGAAGCCCATTCCGATCGCCACCGCCACCAAGGACGGCACGCCCAACGTCATCTTCCTCGGCCTGATGAAGATCCTGGACGATGAGACTCTATTACTTGCCGACAACTTCTTCTTGAAGACGGCGGCCAACCTATCGGAGAACCCACGCATATCTTTGCTGTGCTACGATTCGGATACTAAAAAGTCCTATCAGCTGAAGGGCTCAGCCAAGGTGTACAAGGCTGGCCCACAGTTCGACGAGATGAGGAAATGGGTACACGGTGTCAACTCCAAGCTTCCTGCCAAGGCCGCCGTGGTTGTCAAGATCGAGGCGATCTACGATGCCATGTGGGGACCATCCGCCGGAAAGTTGATAGTCTGATCTGCAAAGACCTATGACCGATCAGGGATGTTATCACAGGGAGATCATCATATGAATGGAGCGGAAGCGCTAGATCTGGTCAAAGGGCATGTTTCAAAGGAGGGCAATCTGAAGCACATGATAGCGGTAGGGGCGGTCATGAGGCAGACGGCCCAAAGACTGAGCCAGGACCAGGATATCTGGGAGATCACAGGGATACTGCACGACATCGATTTCGAGGAATGCCACGGAATGGAGGACCACGGCCTGATCGCCAAAGATATACTATCGGGGAAGGTGCCCGAGGAGATCATCCAGGCTATTCTTGCCCACAACTACGAGGCCACCGGGGTACCGGTGGATAACGATCTCAAGCAGGC harbors:
- a CDS encoding pyridoxamine 5'-phosphate oxidase family protein → MVKMPPEIKEALSKQKPIPIATATKDGTPNVIFLGLMKILDDETLLLADNFFLKTAANLSENPRISLLCYDSDTKKSYQLKGSAKVYKAGPQFDEMRKWVHGVNSKLPAKAAVVVKIEAIYDAMWGPSAGKLIV
- a CDS encoding HD domain-containing protein, producing MNGAEALDLVKGHVSKEGNLKHMIAVGAVMRQTAQRLSQDQDIWEITGILHDIDFEECHGMEDHGLIAKDILSGKVPEEIIQAILAHNYEATGVPVDNDLKQALIAADAVSGLIIACTLVIPSKKLVDVKVRSIIKKFGNKDFAKGVDRGRIVYCEQLGIPRDEFFQVALDGMVNAADELGL